One genomic segment of Arcobacter porcinus includes these proteins:
- the lgt gene encoding prolipoprotein diacylglyceryl transferase: MEFWQNIYSKFDPVAFNLGEISVHWYGIMYALALLSAIFIAKWFIQYDKINIKQDIFDSYIWWAEIGVILGARFGYILFYDPNTTYYLTHPWQIFNPYVNGVYVGIAGMSYHGAFLGFIIASFLFAKRKNISFWFLTDIAVLGISAAYIFGRVGNFINQELVGRVTELPWGIYVDGVLRHPSQLYEAILEGLFVFLILLYFRNKKRFDGELALLYGILYAIARIIAEFFREPDSQLGFLAGNWLTMGILQSSFILFVCLYIYLIKFKKLKLKR; the protein is encoded by the coding sequence ATGGAATTTTGGCAAAATATATACTCAAAGTTTGATCCTGTTGCATTTAACTTAGGTGAAATTTCTGTTCACTGGTATGGAATTATGTATGCTTTAGCACTTTTAAGTGCTATTTTTATTGCAAAGTGGTTTATACAGTATGATAAAATAAATATCAAGCAAGATATTTTTGATTCTTATATTTGGTGGGCAGAGATTGGAGTTATTTTAGGAGCAAGATTTGGATATATTTTATTTTACGATCCAAATACAACTTACTATTTAACACATCCTTGGCAAATATTTAATCCTTATGTAAATGGTGTTTATGTTGGAATTGCTGGAATGAGTTACCATGGAGCTTTTTTAGGATTTATAATAGCTAGTTTTCTTTTTGCAAAAAGAAAGAATATATCTTTTTGGTTTTTAACAGATATCGCAGTTCTAGGAATTAGTGCTGCATATATTTTTGGAAGAGTTGGAAACTTTATAAATCAAGAACTTGTAGGAAGAGTTACAGAGCTTCCTTGGGGAATTTATGTAGATGGAGTATTAAGACATCCATCACAATTATATGAAGCAATTTTAGAGGGACTTTTTGTATTTTTAATATTATTATATTTTAGAAATAAAAAGAGATTTGATGGGGAGTTAGCTTTATTATATGGAATTTTATATGCAATTGCTAGAATTATTGCAGAGTTTTTTAGAGAACCAGATTCACAATTAGGATTTTTAGCAGGAAACTGGCTAACAATGGGAATATTACAATCGTCTTTTATATTATTTGTATGTTTATATATTTACTTAATAAAGTTTAAAAAGCTAAAATTAAAAAGATAG
- a CDS encoding (Fe-S)-binding protein, with the protein MNKFDYTKISDDCVKCGKCKPVCTIFNINQDEATSPRGFIDLLGAYKRDELELDKTVKEIFESCFLCTNCVEVCPNSLPTDMIIEQVRSDIAKKYGIAWYKRLFFFLLRHRKIMDFMSKLGYMFQTCGIKIDAEKQSATPRFTLPIVKKDRALPYADSISFLNKYPENMKFSKVEKKGKIAIFIGCMSNYTYTNTGDSLVKILKKLEYDIFIPKKQLCCGAPAYFTGAFDTVDYLTKKNIEYFESWIDDVEAVIIPEATCSAMINKDWEHFLHDQPLWQERAIKLSKKIFLATKWLENSTELKDILSKNGKKFDQMVTYHDPCHAKKMQGVWKEPRELLKQNYVLKEMSDSNRCCGFGGVTMQTEKFSFARAAGAPKAAMIRDTKAQIVSAECSACRMQITDSLYNAKVDVVFKNPIELIAEALED; encoded by the coding sequence ATGAATAAATTTGATTATACAAAGATTTCTGATGATTGTGTAAAGTGTGGAAAATGTAAACCTGTTTGTACTATTTTTAATATAAATCAAGATGAAGCAACAAGCCCTAGAGGATTTATAGATCTTCTTGGTGCATATAAAAGAGATGAGCTTGAGCTTGATAAAACTGTAAAAGAGATTTTTGAATCCTGTTTTTTATGTACAAACTGTGTTGAAGTTTGTCCAAATTCACTTCCAACAGATATGATAATAGAGCAAGTAAGAAGTGATATTGCGAAAAAATATGGAATTGCTTGGTATAAAAGATTATTTTTCTTTTTATTAAGACATAGAAAAATTATGGATTTTATGTCAAAACTTGGATATATGTTTCAAACATGTGGAATTAAAATTGATGCTGAAAAACAGAGTGCAACTCCAAGATTTACTCTTCCAATAGTAAAAAAAGATAGAGCTTTACCATATGCAGATAGTATTAGCTTCTTAAATAAATATCCTGAAAATATGAAATTTAGTAAAGTTGAGAAAAAAGGAAAAATTGCTATTTTTATTGGTTGTATGAGTAACTATACTTACACAAATACAGGGGATAGTTTAGTAAAAATACTTAAAAAACTAGAGTATGATATTTTTATACCTAAAAAACAACTATGCTGTGGAGCACCTGCATATTTTACAGGAGCTTTTGATACAGTTGATTATTTAACTAAAAAAAATATTGAATACTTTGAATCTTGGATAGATGATGTTGAAGCAGTTATTATTCCTGAAGCTACTTGTAGTGCTATGATAAATAAAGATTGGGAACATTTTTTACATGATCAACCTTTGTGGCAAGAAAGAGCTATAAAACTATCAAAAAAGATATTTTTAGCTACAAAATGGCTTGAAAATAGTACAGAATTGAAAGATATTTTATCAAAAAATGGTAAAAAATTTGATCAAATGGTAACTTATCACGATCCTTGTCATGCTAAAAAAATGCAAGGTGTTTGGAAAGAACCAAGAGAACTTTTAAAACAAAACTATGTTTTAAAAGAGATGAGTGATTCAAATAGATGTTGTGGTTTTGGTGGAGTTACTATGCAAACAGAAAAATTTAGCTTCGCAAGAGCAGCAGGTGCTCCAAAAGCAGCTATGATAAGAGATACTAAAGCACAGATTGTAAGTGCTGAATGTAGTGCTTGTAGAATGCAAATTACAGATAGTTTATATAATGCAAAAGTGGATGTTGTATTTAAAAATCCAATTGAATTAATAGCTGAAGCTTTGGAAGATTAA